The Apium graveolens cultivar Ventura chromosome 6, ASM990537v1, whole genome shotgun sequence genome contains a region encoding:
- the LOC141668632 gene encoding putative very-long-chain (3R)-3-hydroxyacyl-CoA dehydratase has protein sequence MLRNKTKRQKGRLSKFGRETNICSYYGLKSPPYKLVQDNTSIFIIFVAWCITEVIRYPNYALNCFGTSPPILTYLRYTWFIVLDLLIVEDQFFPIQG, from the exons ATGTTGCGCAACAA GACCAAAAGGCAAAAAGGAAGGTTGAGCAAGTTTGGCAGAGAAACCAATATTTGTTCCTATTATGGCTTGAAATCTCCTCCGTACAAACTT GTGCAGGATAATACATCCATTTTTATAATATTTGTTGCATGGTGCATCACTGAG GTTATAAGGTACCCAAATTATGCTTTGAATTGCTTCGGTACATCACCACCTATCCTCACTTACCTCAG GTACACTTGGTTCATTGTGCTGGATTTGCTGATAGTCGAAGATCAGTTTTTTCCTATCCAAGGATAG